In Asanoa sp. WMMD1127, one genomic interval encodes:
- a CDS encoding hemolysin family protein, with protein sequence MQDQPGTAGPRRRGPTGRPQRNPGPVARRLARLVVRTADGLTAALGADPSAGREQISEADLRDLVAASTRLDPVERRIIDEVLVARDTMVREVMRPRTEVTFLSARQTLVEAAERARAETHTRYPVVDGTHDDVVGFVHLRDLLIRPEGDGRVTIGELTREVKRIPASKRVLVALTEMRRERHHLAVVIDEYGGTAGIVTLEDLIEEVVGEIHDEYDVEPDPVPGRPTDLDGRLNLADFAERAGFALPPGPYETVGGYVMASLGRVPRIGDEAPVPGRDPDEGWVLRVLELDGRRVARVGIRAVEPPPPPPAPEAEAAQVIATIPMPMVPRREPSGSAVD encoded by the coding sequence ATGCAGGACCAACCCGGCACAGCCGGGCCCCGTCGGCGCGGTCCGACGGGGCGTCCCCAACGAAATCCAGGCCCGGTCGCCCGCCGCCTGGCCCGCCTCGTGGTGCGGACCGCCGACGGGCTGACCGCCGCGCTCGGCGCCGACCCCTCGGCCGGCCGCGAGCAGATCAGCGAGGCCGACCTGCGCGACCTGGTCGCCGCCAGCACCCGCCTCGACCCGGTGGAGCGCCGGATCATCGACGAGGTGCTGGTCGCCCGCGACACGATGGTCCGCGAGGTGATGCGGCCGCGCACCGAGGTGACGTTCCTGTCCGCGCGGCAGACGTTGGTCGAGGCGGCCGAGCGGGCCCGGGCCGAGACGCACACCCGCTATCCCGTGGTCGACGGCACCCACGACGACGTGGTCGGCTTCGTGCACCTGCGCGACCTGCTGATCCGGCCCGAGGGCGACGGCCGGGTGACGATCGGCGAGCTGACCCGTGAGGTCAAGCGGATCCCGGCCAGCAAGCGGGTGCTGGTCGCGCTGACCGAGATGCGTCGCGAGCGGCACCACCTGGCGGTGGTGATCGACGAGTACGGCGGCACCGCCGGCATCGTCACCCTCGAGGACCTGATCGAAGAGGTGGTCGGCGAGATCCACGACGAGTACGACGTCGAGCCCGACCCCGTGCCGGGCCGCCCGACCGACCTGGACGGCCGGCTCAACCTGGCCGACTTCGCCGAGCGCGCGGGCTTCGCGCTCCCGCCGGGCCCCTACGAGACGGTCGGCGGCTACGTGATGGCCAGCCTCGGCCGGGTGCCCCGGATCGGCGACGAGGCCCCGGTGCCAGGCCGCGACCCGGACGAGGGCTGGGTGCTGCGCGTGCTGGAGCTGGACGGCCGCCGGGTCGCCCGGGTCGGCATCCGCGCGGTCGAGCCGCCGCCACCGCCCCCGGCGCCGGAGGCCGAGGCGGCGCAGGTGATCGCCACGATCCCGATGCCCATGGTCCCGCGCCGCGAGCCGAGCGGCTCCGCGGTCGACTAG
- a CDS encoding rhomboid family intramembrane serine protease produces MTVLRRIPLTLAVFVITAVPSLLQFAYPGVLTSLQRTPAIRDGQVWRLVTSLVVQDGGWFGAASNLFFLLLVGALAELTLRRWLWATCYVGCGLVAEGIALAWEPTGGGNSIAICGLAGALTVALLTRPLRPSTAWRPEATGEALHPRHLWLPAGVAWWSVALLGTVSELALYIGVAAGAAVQVALVAGGETGRGNRTLGRIVAAGALAVGITLTALRNIHGPPLLLGAALTYAASRR; encoded by the coding sequence GTGACCGTCCTGCGGCGGATCCCGCTCACCCTGGCCGTCTTCGTCATCACCGCGGTGCCCAGCCTGCTGCAGTTCGCCTACCCGGGGGTGCTGACCTCGCTGCAGCGCACACCGGCGATCCGCGACGGCCAGGTCTGGCGGCTGGTGACGTCGCTGGTCGTCCAGGACGGCGGCTGGTTCGGTGCCGCCTCCAACCTGTTCTTCCTGCTGCTGGTCGGCGCGCTGGCCGAGCTCACGCTGCGCCGCTGGCTCTGGGCCACCTGCTACGTCGGCTGCGGGCTGGTGGCCGAAGGCATCGCGCTGGCCTGGGAACCGACCGGCGGCGGCAACTCCATCGCCATCTGTGGCCTGGCCGGCGCGCTCACGGTGGCCCTGCTGACCCGCCCGCTGCGCCCGTCCACCGCCTGGCGGCCCGAGGCCACCGGCGAGGCGCTCCACCCCCGCCACCTGTGGCTGCCCGCGGGCGTCGCCTGGTGGTCGGTGGCCCTGCTGGGCACGGTCTCCGAGCTCGCCCTCTACATCGGTGTCGCCGCCGGCGCGGCGGTCCAGGTGGCCCTGGTGGCCGGCGGCGAGACCGGCCGCGGCAACCGCACCCTGGGCCGCATCGTCGCGGCCGGCGCACTGGCCGTCGGCATCACCCTCACGGCCCTGCGCAACATCCACGGCCCGCCGCTGCTCCTCGGCGCCGCCCTCACCTATGCGGCGTCCCGGCGCTAG
- a CDS encoding inositol monophosphatase family protein: MIDGAFARWLAGRAGDLLLRTRAEVGFADPDALKAAGDKLSHELMRTELARWRPADAVLSEEDKDAKATGTDRLGAERVWIVDPLDGTREYAEEGRDDWAVHVALWGRHGTSPHKLLAGAVAIPAQHRTLATDFPPAYPPMGPHPRLRLAASRSRPPAFLADLAADLGADLVPMGSAGVKIAAVVGGEVDAYVHAGGQYEWDSAAPVAVATATGLHASRIDGSALEYNETDPRLPDLVVCRKDLAPRLLAALRQHIPG; the protein is encoded by the coding sequence GTGATCGACGGCGCGTTCGCCCGCTGGCTGGCCGGGCGCGCCGGGGACCTGCTGCTGCGCACCCGGGCCGAGGTCGGCTTCGCCGATCCGGACGCGCTGAAGGCGGCCGGTGACAAGCTGTCACACGAGCTGATGCGCACCGAACTGGCCCGCTGGCGGCCAGCCGACGCGGTGCTGTCCGAGGAGGACAAGGACGCCAAGGCCACCGGCACCGACCGGCTCGGCGCCGAGCGGGTGTGGATCGTCGACCCGCTCGACGGCACCCGGGAGTACGCCGAGGAGGGCCGCGACGACTGGGCGGTGCACGTCGCCCTCTGGGGCCGGCACGGCACCAGCCCGCACAAGCTGCTCGCCGGCGCCGTGGCGATCCCGGCCCAGCACCGGACGCTGGCCACCGACTTCCCGCCCGCGTACCCGCCGATGGGTCCGCACCCGCGGCTGCGCCTGGCCGCGAGCCGCAGCCGGCCGCCGGCCTTCCTGGCCGACCTGGCCGCGGACCTGGGCGCCGACCTCGTGCCGATGGGCTCGGCCGGCGTGAAGATCGCGGCGGTGGTCGGCGGCGAGGTCGACGCCTACGTGCACGCCGGCGGCCAGTACGAGTGGGACTCGGCCGCCCCGGTCGCTGTGGCGACGGCCACCGGGCTGCACGCTTCACGTATCGACGGATCTGCGCTGGAATACAACGAGACCGATCCGCGCCTGCCAGATCTCGTGGTGTGTCGCAAGGATCTGGCTCCCCGGTTGCTCGCGGCGCTGCGGCAACACATCCCGGGGTAG
- the cysD gene encoding sulfate adenylyltransferase subunit CysD — MPPAYRVSHLAALEAESIFVMREVVAELERPVLLFSGGKDSIVMLRLAEKAFAPARIPFPVMHVDTGHNFPEVLTFRDRRVAELGLQLLVASVPEAIESGLVVEPGDGMRNRIQTPVLLDAVEKYRFDALFGGARRDEEKARAKERVFSFRDEFGQWDPKNQRPELWSLYNGRHHTGESIRVFPLSNWTELDVWHYIAQERLDLPSIYYAHERTVLSRDGMLYAVNEFIQPRGAEEPFTAKVRYRTVGDASCTAAVESHADTVAKVIDEVAATRITERGATRGDDRVSEAAMEDRKREGYF; from the coding sequence ATGCCGCCGGCTTACCGGGTCTCCCACCTCGCGGCGCTCGAGGCGGAGAGCATCTTCGTCATGCGCGAGGTGGTCGCCGAGTTGGAGCGCCCCGTGCTGCTCTTCTCCGGCGGCAAGGACTCGATCGTGATGCTCCGGCTCGCCGAGAAGGCGTTCGCCCCGGCGCGCATCCCGTTCCCGGTGATGCACGTCGACACCGGCCACAACTTCCCCGAGGTGCTCACGTTCCGTGATCGCCGGGTCGCCGAGCTGGGCCTGCAGCTGCTGGTCGCCAGCGTGCCCGAGGCGATCGAGTCGGGCCTCGTGGTCGAGCCGGGCGACGGCATGCGCAACCGGATCCAGACGCCGGTGCTGCTCGACGCGGTGGAGAAATACCGCTTCGACGCGCTGTTCGGCGGCGCCCGGCGCGACGAGGAGAAGGCCCGGGCCAAGGAGCGGGTGTTCAGCTTCCGCGACGAGTTCGGCCAGTGGGACCCCAAGAACCAGCGGCCCGAGCTGTGGTCGCTCTACAACGGCCGGCACCACACGGGCGAGTCGATCCGGGTGTTCCCCCTGTCCAACTGGACCGAGCTCGACGTCTGGCACTACATCGCGCAGGAGCGGCTCGACCTGCCGTCGATCTACTACGCGCACGAGCGCACGGTGCTCTCCCGCGACGGGATGCTCTACGCGGTCAACGAGTTCATCCAGCCGCGTGGCGCCGAGGAGCCGTTCACCGCCAAGGTCCGCTACCGCACGGTCGGCGACGCCTCGTGCACCGCGGCCGTCGAGTCGCACGCCGACACGGTGGCCAAGGTGATCGACGAGGTCGCCGCGACCCGGATCACCGAGCGCGGCGCGACCCGCGGCGACGACCGGGTCAGCGAGGCGGCGATGGAAGACCGCAAGCGGGAGGGTTACTTCTGA
- a CDS encoding YihY/virulence factor BrkB family protein: MNALTRLEAGINRGLDNLRARSGAFDHFYRAADRFGFVLGGRLAAAIAYYGFFAIFAFALVGYAVFGFTLSNAEVNEAVVSFVAGNLPFLDIKSVEDAVSGVQTSGRPIGIVGLIGLVFTGIGWVEAIRSSQRAVHGFQQQPGNLVVRRFIDIGVLLIVLAMVIASVGAVDGLKTLLTWAIGGGGTWLMVLTYVLTVLVNLVIAFALLCAIPRIHMSPRRLVIPMIMVAGGLTVLNSVGRLYVNWVRANAAYALIGPVGLLIYLYIYNQIIIWAAAVAATDRHGTVRDLGGGEPQTGPQHTVSPVDHDEDDQENGHQGS, encoded by the coding sequence GTGAACGCGCTCACCCGGCTCGAGGCCGGCATCAACCGGGGGCTCGACAACCTCCGGGCCCGGTCCGGCGCGTTCGACCACTTCTACCGGGCGGCCGACCGGTTCGGGTTCGTGCTCGGTGGGCGGCTCGCCGCGGCGATCGCGTACTACGGCTTCTTCGCGATCTTCGCATTCGCTCTGGTCGGCTACGCCGTCTTCGGCTTCACGTTGAGCAACGCCGAGGTCAACGAGGCGGTCGTCAGCTTCGTCGCGGGAAACCTGCCCTTCCTCGACATCAAGAGCGTCGAGGACGCGGTCAGCGGCGTGCAGACCTCCGGGCGCCCGATCGGCATCGTCGGCCTGATCGGCCTGGTGTTCACGGGCATCGGCTGGGTCGAGGCGATCCGGTCCTCGCAGCGCGCCGTGCACGGCTTCCAGCAGCAGCCCGGCAACCTCGTGGTCCGCCGGTTCATCGACATCGGCGTGCTGCTGATCGTGCTGGCCATGGTGATCGCCTCGGTGGGCGCGGTCGACGGGCTCAAGACGCTGCTGACCTGGGCGATCGGCGGCGGCGGAACGTGGTTGATGGTGCTCACCTACGTGCTCACCGTGCTGGTCAACCTGGTGATCGCCTTCGCGCTGCTGTGCGCGATCCCGCGGATCCACATGAGCCCGCGGCGGCTGGTGATCCCAATGATCATGGTGGCCGGCGGCCTGACCGTGCTGAACTCGGTCGGCCGGCTCTACGTCAACTGGGTGCGGGCGAACGCGGCGTACGCGCTGATCGGTCCGGTCGGATTGTTGATCTATCTCTACATCTACAACCAGATCATCATCTGGGCCGCCGCGGTGGCCGCCACGGACCGCCACGGCACGGTCCGCGACCTGGGCGGCGGCGAGCCTCAGACGGGGCCCCAACACACCGTCTCACCCGTCGACCATGACGAAGATGACCAGGAGAACGGTCACCAGGGAAGCTGA
- the cysN gene encoding sulfate adenylyltransferase subunit CysN yields the protein MSAPTLAATEQRAMDLLRFATAGSVDDGKSTLIGRLLYDTKSLFTDQLAAVEAVSAARGDEYTNLALLTDGLRAEREQGITIDVAYRYFATPRRKFIIADTPGHIQYTRNMVTGASTADLALILVDARKGLVEQSRRHAFLCSLLRVPHLVLCVNKMDLVDWSQEVYERIADEFTAFAAKLEAPDLSVIPISALKGDNIASRSENMPWYEGPSLLHHLERVHIASDRNLVDVRFPVQYVIRPQSTTVTDYRGYAGQVASGVLKPGDEVMVLPSGFTSRIAAIDTADGPVAEAFPPMSVTVRLEDEIDISRGDLICRPNNAPAVAQDIEAMVCWMDESRPLRVGGKYSLKHTTRSVRAVVRDLHYRLDVNSLHRDEEAGELKLNEIGRLRLRTTAPLLADEYRRNRTTGGFILIDEATNRTVAAGMIVEAS from the coding sequence ATGTCGGCTCCGACCCTGGCTGCCACCGAGCAGCGCGCGATGGACCTGCTCCGGTTCGCCACCGCGGGCAGCGTCGACGACGGAAAGTCCACGCTGATCGGCCGGCTGCTCTACGACACCAAGTCGCTGTTCACCGACCAGCTCGCGGCCGTCGAGGCGGTCAGCGCGGCCCGCGGCGACGAATACACCAACCTGGCGCTGCTCACCGACGGCCTCCGCGCCGAGCGGGAGCAGGGCATCACGATCGACGTCGCCTACCGCTACTTCGCGACCCCCCGGCGGAAGTTCATCATCGCCGACACCCCGGGCCATATTCAGTACACGCGCAACATGGTGACCGGGGCGTCCACCGCCGACCTCGCGCTGATCCTGGTCGACGCCCGCAAGGGCCTGGTCGAGCAGTCCCGCCGGCACGCGTTCCTCTGCTCGCTGCTGCGGGTGCCGCACCTCGTGCTCTGCGTCAACAAGATGGACCTGGTCGACTGGTCGCAGGAGGTCTACGAGCGGATCGCCGACGAGTTCACCGCGTTCGCCGCGAAGCTCGAGGCGCCCGACCTCTCGGTCATCCCGATCTCGGCGCTCAAGGGCGACAACATCGCCTCGCGATCCGAGAACATGCCGTGGTACGAGGGCCCCTCGCTGCTGCACCACCTCGAGCGCGTGCACATCGCCTCCGACCGCAACCTGGTCGACGTGCGCTTCCCGGTGCAATATGTGATCCGGCCGCAGTCGACCACCGTGACCGACTACCGCGGCTACGCCGGCCAGGTCGCCTCGGGCGTGCTCAAGCCCGGCGACGAGGTGATGGTGCTGCCGTCCGGATTCACCAGCCGGATCGCCGCGATCGACACCGCCGACGGCCCGGTCGCCGAGGCATTCCCGCCGATGTCGGTGACCGTCCGGCTGGAAGACGAGATCGACATCTCCCGCGGCGACCTCATCTGCCGGCCCAACAACGCGCCGGCGGTCGCCCAGGACATCGAGGCGATGGTCTGCTGGATGGACGAGAGCCGGCCGCTGCGGGTCGGCGGCAAGTACTCGCTCAAGCACACGACCCGGTCGGTCCGCGCGGTGGTCCGCGACCTGCACTACCGGCTCGACGTCAACTCGCTCCACCGCGACGAGGAGGCGGGGGAGCTCAAGCTCAACGAGATCGGCCGGCTGCGCCTGCGGACGACGGCCCCGCTGCTGGCCGACGAATACCGCCGCAACCGCACGACCGGCGGCTTCATCCTGATCGACGAAGCCACCAACCGCACGGTCGCCGCGGGCATGATCGTCGAAGCGAGCTAG
- a CDS encoding sigma-70 family RNA polymerase sigma factor gives MTRDQGERAMEEIYHACYRRLVTQVYAFTTDLTEAQDVVQEAFARAIARPRGLADVDNPEAWLRAVAINVVRRRWRRRKLLDTILLRDRPVTQTVEPAPGPERADLRDALAALPPAFREVVVLHYYADLPVDEVAALLGVPTGTVKSRLSRARAALAGRLDGYRTEVTRARS, from the coding sequence GTGACCCGGGACCAGGGCGAGCGGGCGATGGAGGAGATCTACCACGCCTGCTACCGCCGCCTGGTCACGCAGGTCTATGCGTTCACCACCGACCTGACGGAGGCACAGGACGTGGTGCAGGAGGCGTTCGCCCGGGCCATCGCCCGGCCGCGCGGTCTCGCCGACGTGGACAACCCGGAGGCGTGGTTGCGGGCGGTCGCGATCAACGTGGTCCGGCGTCGCTGGCGGCGGCGCAAGCTGCTCGACACGATCCTGCTGCGCGACCGGCCGGTGACGCAGACCGTGGAGCCGGCGCCCGGTCCCGAGCGGGCCGACCTGCGCGACGCCCTGGCCGCGCTGCCACCCGCGTTCCGCGAGGTGGTGGTCCTGCACTACTACGCCGACCTGCCGGTCGACGAGGTCGCCGCGCTGCTCGGCGTGCCCACCGGCACGGTCAAGTCGCGGCTGTCCCGGGCCCGCGCGGCGCTGGCCGGCCGGCTCGACGGCTACCGGACGGAGGTGACCCGTGCCCGATCTTGA
- a CDS encoding sugar transferase — protein MERGRFDPAAVRDLMDRGLDARERPTANRPHNLTSATRTRPHRSAPDRGPKGATPDHGRPGATVHRGRTTVERGPTETAPPRRPLLRRIPGRHAALSRRAAWECRYLRLLLLADLAVGGAAGGLAFELRFGDGLTAYNQDYLVLSALLPVALVASLGLARAYEARFLFVGTDEYQRVIRAGLGLIAGVAMVSYALEIQLARSYVLIALPAATFVTVAVRFGLRKRLHRARKRGDCLRQVIVVGHELAVIHLARQLRRERYHGLEVVGACLPPKHDGDVGLPVYGTFDDVAQAVELSGADTVIVLSCPEIDGQTLRRLAWRLERDEIDLILANALIDVAGDRTTIRPVDGLPMLHVEHPRLEGAARFVKEIVDRVGAAVLVALLSPVLLVVALCIRIDSPGPVLFRQVRTGRDGREFLIYKFRSMYLDAEARLAELRHLNEHDGVLFKIRNDPRITPVGRRLRRFSLDELPQLFNVLLGHMSLVGPRPPLPQEVAQYADDVRRRLAVKPGMTGLWQVSGRSDLPWEEAVRLDLRYVENWSLSLDLVILMRTLAAVVRPSGAY, from the coding sequence GTGGAGCGAGGGCGGTTCGATCCCGCGGCGGTACGCGACCTGATGGACCGCGGGCTCGACGCCCGCGAGCGGCCGACCGCCAACCGCCCGCACAACCTCACCTCAGCGACACGCACGCGGCCGCACCGCAGCGCGCCCGACCGGGGACCGAAGGGCGCGACGCCCGACCACGGCCGCCCGGGCGCGACGGTGCATCGCGGTCGCACCACGGTGGAGCGCGGCCCGACCGAGACCGCCCCGCCCCGCCGGCCGCTGCTGCGCCGGATACCCGGCCGGCACGCCGCCCTGTCCCGCCGGGCCGCCTGGGAGTGCCGCTACCTGCGCCTGTTGCTGCTGGCCGACCTGGCCGTCGGTGGCGCCGCCGGCGGGCTGGCCTTCGAGCTGCGGTTCGGCGACGGGCTCACCGCGTACAACCAGGACTATCTGGTGTTGTCGGCGCTGCTGCCGGTCGCGCTGGTGGCGTCGCTCGGGCTGGCCCGGGCCTACGAGGCGCGGTTCCTGTTCGTCGGCACCGACGAGTACCAGCGGGTGATCCGGGCCGGGCTGGGCCTGATCGCCGGCGTCGCGATGGTCTCCTACGCCCTGGAGATCCAGCTCGCCCGCTCGTACGTGCTGATCGCCCTGCCCGCGGCCACCTTCGTCACCGTCGCCGTCCGGTTCGGCCTGCGCAAGCGGCTCCACCGGGCCCGCAAGCGCGGTGACTGCCTGCGCCAGGTGATCGTCGTCGGCCACGAGCTGGCCGTCATCCACCTCGCCCGCCAGCTGCGCCGCGAGCGCTACCACGGGCTAGAGGTGGTCGGCGCCTGCCTGCCGCCGAAGCACGACGGCGACGTCGGCCTGCCGGTCTACGGCACGTTCGACGACGTGGCCCAGGCGGTCGAGCTGTCCGGGGCCGACACGGTGATCGTGCTGTCCTGCCCGGAGATCGACGGGCAGACGCTGCGCCGGCTGGCCTGGCGGCTGGAACGCGACGAGATCGACCTGATCCTGGCCAACGCGCTGATCGACGTGGCCGGCGACCGCACCACGATCCGGCCGGTCGACGGGCTGCCGATGCTGCACGTCGAGCACCCCCGGCTGGAGGGCGCGGCCCGGTTCGTGAAGGAGATCGTCGACCGGGTCGGCGCCGCGGTGCTGGTGGCGCTGCTGTCACCCGTCCTGCTGGTGGTCGCCCTCTGCATCCGGATCGACTCACCCGGCCCGGTACTCTTCCGGCAGGTGCGCACCGGTCGCGACGGCCGGGAGTTCCTGATCTACAAGTTCCGCAGCATGTACCTCGACGCGGAGGCCCGGCTCGCGGAGCTGCGACACCTCAACGAGCACGACGGCGTGCTCTTCAAGATTCGCAACGACCCGCGGATCACCCCGGTCGGACGCCGACTGCGCCGGTTCTCGCTCGACGAGCTGCCGCAGCTGTTCAACGTGCTGCTCGGCCACATGTCGCTGGTGGGACCGCGGCCGCCGCTGCCGCAGGAGGTCGCGCAGTACGCCGACGACGTGCGGCGCCGGCTCGCGGTCAAGCCCGGGATGACCGGGTTGTGGCAGGTCTCGGGACGGTCCGACCTGCCGTGGGAGGAGGCGGTCCGGTTGGACCTGCGCTATGTGGAGAACTGGTCGCTCTCCCTCGACCTGGTGATCCTCATGCGTACGCTGGCCGCCGTCGTGCGCCCGAGCGGCGCCTACTGA
- the galK gene encoding galactokinase has translation MQAMSDVPSRAAAGFASAFGAEPTGLWAAPGRVNLIGEHTDYNDGFVLPFALPHRVVVAAAPVAEPRWRVWSEQTEETVEFGAAEADEPGRVEGWAGYVAGVVWTLRSKGYAVPGADLAVASDVPAGAGLSSSAALESAVLTALDDLGDLGVPVDERPGLAQRAENDYVGMPCGIMDQSASIRAEAGHALFLDCRSLAIEQIPFDVSSSGLAVLVVDTRAPHRHAGGEYASRRRACEEAAALLGVAALRDVDDLDAALAKLPDEVMRRRVRHVVTENQRVLDTVDVLRAGRVREIGPLLTASHASMRDDFEITVPEVDVAVSTALAAGAYGARMTGGGFGGCVLALVDAAETDRVAAAVAAAYAERGFTAPVWFAARPGAGAERIE, from the coding sequence ATGCAGGCCATGAGCGACGTCCCCTCCCGCGCGGCCGCGGGTTTCGCCTCCGCCTTCGGCGCCGAACCGACCGGTCTGTGGGCCGCGCCGGGCCGCGTCAACCTCATCGGCGAGCACACCGACTACAACGACGGCTTCGTGCTGCCGTTCGCGCTGCCGCACCGGGTCGTGGTCGCGGCCGCGCCCGTGGCGGAACCCCGGTGGCGGGTGTGGTCCGAGCAGACCGAGGAGACGGTCGAGTTCGGCGCGGCGGAGGCCGACGAGCCGGGCCGGGTCGAAGGATGGGCGGGTTACGTCGCGGGCGTGGTGTGGACCCTGCGCTCCAAGGGGTACGCGGTGCCCGGCGCCGACCTGGCCGTCGCCTCGGACGTGCCGGCGGGCGCCGGCCTCTCGTCGTCGGCGGCGCTCGAGTCGGCCGTGCTCACCGCCCTCGACGACCTCGGCGACCTAGGGGTGCCCGTCGACGAGCGGCCGGGGCTGGCGCAGCGGGCCGAGAACGACTACGTCGGCATGCCCTGCGGGATCATGGACCAGTCCGCCTCGATCCGGGCCGAGGCCGGGCACGCGCTCTTCCTCGACTGCCGGTCGCTGGCCATCGAGCAGATCCCCTTCGACGTCTCCTCGTCGGGGCTCGCGGTGCTGGTGGTCGACACGCGGGCGCCGCACCGGCACGCCGGGGGCGAGTACGCGAGCCGCCGCCGGGCCTGCGAGGAGGCGGCCGCGCTGCTCGGCGTGGCCGCCCTGCGCGACGTCGACGACCTCGACGCCGCCCTGGCCAAGCTGCCGGACGAGGTGATGCGGCGCCGGGTCCGGCACGTGGTGACCGAGAACCAGCGGGTGCTCGACACGGTCGACGTGCTGCGGGCCGGCCGGGTCCGCGAGATCGGGCCGCTGCTGACCGCCTCGCACGCCTCGATGCGCGACGACTTCGAGATCACCGTGCCGGAGGTCGACGTCGCGGTGTCGACGGCGCTGGCCGCGGGGGCCTACGGCGCGCGGATGACCGGCGGTGGCTTCGGCGGTTGTGTGCTGGCCCTGGTCGACGCCGCCGAGACCGACCGGGTGGCGGCCGCGGTCGCCGCCGCCTACGCGGAGCGCGGGTTCACCGCCCCGGTCTGGTTCGCGGCCCGGCCGGGCGCCGGCGCGGAGCGCATCGAGTGA
- the trpS gene encoding tryptophan--tRNA ligase, with product MTAAAADRPRVLSGIQPTADSFHMGNYLGALRQWVALQETHDAFYCVVDLHAITAGHDPALLRSRSRVSAAQLLALGLDPERCTLFVQSQVPEHPMLSWVLSCITGFGEASRMVQFKDKSAKQGADRASVGLFTYPILQAADILLYQADAVPVGEDQRQHLELTRDLAGRFNTQFGKTFTLPAPFIVRDTAKITDLQEPTAKMSKSSSSPAGIIELLDDPARSAKKIRSAVTDTGREIVYDPANKPGVSNLLTIYSVLADRPIDDLVAAFAGKGYGDLKKELAEVVAEFVRPIQERTKAYMDDPAQLDKLLAMGADKARTVASATLATAYDRVGFFPSRGA from the coding sequence ATGACCGCCGCCGCCGCTGACCGGCCCCGGGTGCTCTCCGGCATCCAGCCCACCGCCGACTCGTTCCACATGGGCAACTACCTCGGCGCGCTGCGGCAGTGGGTGGCCCTGCAGGAGACGCACGACGCGTTCTACTGCGTGGTCGACCTGCACGCGATCACGGCCGGCCACGACCCGGCGCTGCTGCGGTCCCGCAGCCGCGTCTCGGCGGCCCAGCTGCTGGCGCTCGGCCTCGACCCGGAACGGTGCACGCTCTTCGTGCAGTCGCAGGTGCCCGAGCACCCGATGCTGTCGTGGGTGCTGAGCTGCATCACCGGCTTCGGCGAGGCGAGCCGGATGGTCCAGTTCAAGGACAAGTCCGCGAAGCAGGGCGCCGACCGGGCCAGCGTCGGCCTGTTCACCTACCCGATCCTGCAGGCCGCCGACATCCTGCTCTACCAGGCCGACGCGGTCCCGGTGGGCGAGGACCAGCGGCAGCACCTCGAGCTGACCCGCGACCTGGCCGGCCGGTTCAACACCCAGTTCGGCAAGACGTTCACGCTGCCGGCGCCGTTCATCGTGCGCGACACCGCGAAGATCACCGACCTGCAGGAGCCGACGGCCAAGATGTCGAAGTCGTCGTCCTCGCCGGCCGGCATCATCGAGCTGCTCGACGACCCGGCGCGGTCCGCCAAGAAGATCCGCTCGGCGGTGACCGACACCGGTCGCGAGATCGTCTACGACCCCGCCAACAAGCCGGGCGTCTCCAACCTGCTGACGATCTATTCGGTGCTGGCCGACCGGCCGATCGACGACCTGGTCGCGGCGTTCGCGGGCAAGGGCTACGGCGACCTCAAGAAGGAGCTCGCCGAGGTGGTGGCCGAGTTCGTCCGGCCGATTCAGGAGCGCACCAAGGCCTACATGGACGACCCGGCGCAGCTCGACAAGCTGCTCGCGATGGGCGCCGACAAGGCGCGGACGGTGGCTTCGGCGACGCTGGCCACGGCGTACGACAGGGTGGGCTTCTTCCCCAGTCGGGGGGCCTGA
- the pth gene encoding aminoacyl-tRNA hydrolase, whose product MTSVEATAPFLVVGLGNPGKEYAKNRHNVGFMVADLIAERIGARFGRHRRAVAEVAEGRIGFGGPRLVLVKPLTYMNLSGGPTVALAQFYKVPPEQIIAVHDELDIPYGQIRAKLGGGEGGHNGLRSISKSLGTKDYARVRFGIGRPPGRQDPADYVLNDFSSVERKELEFLVDRAADVAEAVAGKGVEWAQNAYNGS is encoded by the coding sequence CTTGGCAACCCCGGCAAGGAATACGCCAAGAACCGGCACAACGTGGGCTTCATGGTCGCCGACCTGATCGCCGAGCGGATCGGCGCGCGGTTCGGCCGGCACCGGCGTGCCGTGGCCGAGGTCGCCGAGGGCCGCATCGGGTTCGGCGGGCCCCGGCTGGTGCTGGTCAAGCCGCTGACCTACATGAACCTCTCGGGTGGCCCGACCGTCGCGCTCGCGCAGTTCTACAAGGTGCCGCCGGAGCAGATCATCGCGGTGCACGACGAGCTCGACATCCCCTACGGCCAGATCCGGGCCAAGCTCGGCGGCGGCGAGGGTGGCCACAACGGCCTGCGCTCGATCTCCAAGTCGCTGGGCACCAAGGACTACGCCCGGGTGCGGTTCGGCATCGGCCGGCCGCCGGGCCGGCAGGACCCGGCCGACTACGTGTTGAACGACTTCTCCTCGGTCGAGCGCAAGGAGCTCGAGTTCCTGGTCGACCGGGCTGCCGACGTCGCGGAGGCCGTCGCCGGTAAGGGCGTCGAATGGGCGCAGAACGCCTATAACGGATCCTGA